A stretch of DNA from Terriglobia bacterium:
CGTCTCCGGGCGGTCCTCCGCGTCGTCTCGGTCTTCGTCCTCATGGACGTCGCGTGGGTCTTCTTCCGGGCCAGGACGCTCCGAGACGCGCTCTACGTGCTCACCCACCTGCTGGACGGGACGGGGCCGTACGTCGCCCGGCTCGCGACGACCGGAATCTCGGGTTTCAGCGATCGCGCGGTCCTCCAGCCGCTCCTGCTCGGCCATTCCCTGGGCGAATTCGCGACCGCCGTCGGCGCCATCGCGCTCCTGGAAGGGGTGCATTTCCTCGATTGCCGGGGCGGGCTCTACGCGCGGCTCATGGCGCGGCCCGCCGCGATCCGCTTCGGCCTCTACTACGCGTTGGTCCTCCTGATCCTCGCGTTCGGCGTCTTTGAGGCCAGGACGTTCATCTATGCCCAATTCTGATCCGCGCGGGGTCCTGCGCCTCGGCGTCAAGCTGCTGCTGCTCGCGCTCCCGTTCCTCGCCCTGTCGGCGGTCGTCGAGCTCGGGCTCCGTCGGATGCCCAGCACCTACAGCGTCAAGAAGGCGATCATCGAGCGCCGCCTCGCCGACACGGAGATCCTGATCACGGGGCACTCCCAGTCCCTCGAGGGAATCGACCCCGCGATCCTCGGGCCGAATGCCGTGAGCGTCGCGAATCTCAGCCAGAGCCTGTACTACGACGCGAGGGTCGTGTCGCTCTACCTCGACCGGCTTCCGCGGCTCCGCCTGGTGGTAATCCCGCTGTCGTACTTCTCCTTGCGCTACCGGCTCCCCGACTCCGCGGAGCCGTGGCGTATGTTCTTCTACCGGGCGACCTGGGGGATCCCGGAGGAGTCCCCCCCGCGGTGCCGGCTCCACCCCCGCAACTACCTCTTCCTCCTCAACTACGGGAACCTGGCGGCCGGAAGGTCTCTGCTCCGGGGGTTCCATGCCGATCCCGGCATCGACGAGAACGGATGGCAGCCGGTCCGGGAGAACGATCCCAACAAGGAGTTCTCGATCAACGACGCCACGGCGCGAGCGCGGGTCGCTTTCCACGCGGCGGCCATGCGGGAGGAGGCGGTCGGCCCTAACCTGCGGGACCTCGACGATCTCCTCGGCCGTCTCAAGGCGTGCGGAGTCCGGGTGGTCCTGATCACCACACCGGTATTCGAGACGTACCGGAGGAACATGGACCGGACGGTGTTCGACGAAATGACCCGGGCTGCGACCTCCCTCGCCTCGCGCCAAGGGTTCCCCTTCCGCGACTACTTCGCCGACGAGCGCTTCACCCTCGATGATTTCTACGACAACGACCACCTCAATGCTCGCGGGGCCGAGAAGTTCTCCCGAATCCTCCGCGACGAGCTGGTATCGCCGCTCCTCACCCGCGTGCGCACGCCCCCGGTGCCCGCAGCCGCCCGAGAATCCCGCTGAATTCCCACGGCGTCCGCGCCGAACCAGACGCCTACGATGCGTCGCAGCGATTCTGCTGGCAGATCCGCCGCGGCGGAGCCACCGCACTGTTACGCCCCGACTGCCCGCGACCCCAGCGACGTCTCAGACCCCCGGGCGGCCCTCCGCCTACATCGTCGAAGGAAACTCTCGGGTCGCACTGGCGGCCGGGAACCATCGTTCCACGAAGCCTCGAACTCGCGCGGGAAGGAACTGATGAAGAAAGGGTCCGGGATCCGACCACTCGAGCGCCGGGTCGAACACGAAGAACGGTGTGGTCGCGACGACCTTGCCGACCTCCCAGGCCGCGCGGATTCCCTTCGACTGCGTCACGATCGCAAGGAGGTCGTTCCGCAGGAATCGCATGCGCAGCCCTTCTCGGATCCGGTTGTCGGGGCGCGTCCGACCGAGCACGAACGCTTCGTACGCGGCGAAGGGGATGTTGAGCCCGGCTCGAACGTACAAGGGCAGCGTGCCCCAGAATCGGGGATTGATTTCCATGAGCACCGCCTCGCCGCCACGCGTCAGCTTGAACTCGACCATGGCCGGGCCGCTCCAAGCGAGGTCCCGCATGAGATCGATGGCGGCGTTCCAGGCGGCAGGGACGACGCGCGCTTCGCAGTAGGTCGACACGCCGCCCGTGGCATGGCTCTCCCGCAGGCGCACGTGGCCCCCGACGCATACAGCCTCTCCCCTCCAGAAGAGGCCGGCGATGCCACAGCCGCGCCCCTCGACGTACTCCTGAACCAACAGCGGTCCGCGTCCGCAGGCGAACCCACGCAAGGCAGGAAGATCCGTGGGGCCTCGGAGGACCATGTACCGCTTCCCCGGGCCGGGGTCGACACCGATCTCGCAGTCCATCTTCACGAAGACGGGCCAGCGCGTGCCGAACTCGCTTCGCAGGCGATCCTCGAAGCCCGGCGCATCTGCGTCGCTCGCTCGGACGGGAAGCGTTCGGGGAACCCGCAACCCGATTCGCTGCGCACGATCCAGAACGCTGTGCTTGCTCCGGGCGAGCTCGAGCAACCCTCGCGGCGGTGCGATCACTCGCGCCGCAGTGCCCCGCAACGACTCGCCCAAGCCCAACATGCTGTTCTCGTAGTGCGCGAAGACCGCGACGGCGTCCTTCCCGAGCGCGACACGCGCGACCGTCTTCGAGTACGCCTCTTCGTCGCCTTCGACAACCAGCCGTTGCACCGGGCGTCGTGACAGCATGGCTCCCGCCATCCGACGGCCTGCAGCGATCACAACGACGCCACGAGCGCTGAGAGCTCGCGCCACGCACAGCATGGTGTGAAGCTCCGCGTCCGCGACGATGACAGTCCCGGCCTTCGCCGTCATCGTTCGTCCCGCGGAGCCTCGAGGTCGGCCAGGGTGGCGAGCCGGTCGATCGCCCGTGCGATTTGAGAATAGACGGCCTGGAACACGATCGGAGACTTTCCGAACGGGTCCTCGATCGCCACGTGCGGATCCAAGAGAAAAGCCCGATGGAGGCTCCCTGGGCGTTGTCGTTCGAGGCCTTGAAGATTGCTGCCGTCCATGACGAGAAAGAGATCCTTGGCCGTAATGACCGCGGAACCGAGGGATCGCGAACGATGTCCGCTCAGATCGACATCGAAACCCGCGGCTGCCGCTCTGGCCTCGGCTGGCGGAACCCGGCCGTCGATTTCGGAGAGGCCGACGGCGTGCACTTCGACCTCGCGGAGACGACGGCGTGCGTACCCCTCGGCGAAGGGGCTGCGGCACACGTTCCCCTGGCACACGAAGACAAGACGGGCCCCACGCAGGGAATCAGGTGTGAGCCCTCGCCTCGCCCAGAAGAACATCCTCGGAAGAACACGGCGCTCCACCACGCCCAGGGCCCTGTCCGAGGCACAAAACAAGATCGACGCAGCGTGTCGAAATGCGCGGGAACCCGGAAGAAGATTATCGCGCAAGTCTCACCCCCTTCTTGGGGAGCGAATGTGTTCGCACACAAGCTTGACGTCTCGATCGAGGGCACGCTGCGTTGCATGGGTGGAACCCGCAACAGCACGGCGAGGCGCAGAGCTGCGGGACTTGCGCCGAATGAAACCGTGGTCAAAGAGGGATCGCAACCTCCGTTGGTGCGGAATCACACTCGACGGGCGCCGTGCCGCAGCGTCCGAACGGTCATCTTAATGCATTCCCGGACTTGGGCGTCACTCCGGCCCGTGACGAGCTTGGTTGCGTGCGGGTTCTCATGGCCCAGGGGCCCGTGCCTCGGGCACCAGCCCCTTGAGCGGGTGGGCGCGAGGAAGGCGAAAAGGTGCCGGTGGACGTTGGCCCGGTCATGGCGCTCCATCGCCCAGAAGGTCGCGCACCTCCTCCTCCACGCGCTCGTATTCCGCGGCGCGCGACGACTCCGGAACGCGAAGGGAGATCTGCTCAATCCAGATGGCCCGGTAGCGGTCCGCGACCGGTCCGCGATCGATAGGCATCTTCCGGCCGCGGCGTTCGGCCTCGCGCGAGAGTTCCCGCCAGCGAGCCAGGGTGGCGTAGTCGACCGAGAGGCGCGCGTGGCGAACGCGCCGCCTGAGGACCGGGTCGGTGGCAACGGCCCGCTCTGCCCGGTCGAAGAGCCGGTCGGCCGCGGTGACGAAGGCGAGGTCCACGTGATGGTAATCCGCCGGTCCGGCGTTGACGTCGATGAACGCCGGGTTCCGCCGCTGCGCGGCCTCGAGCAAGCGGAGATACCTGCGGACGAAGCGTCCCGCGCGGCCGTAGAACCCGTCGGTGAACTCGCGGATCAGCCGGTCTTCGCCTCGCTCCGGATCCTCCAGGAGTTCGAGCCAGAGCCACACCTTGAGGTCCCGGAGGTCTCCCGCGACCGGATACTCGTGCTGGACGAAGACTCCCTCGACCCCGTGATCCCGGTAGAGGCGAAAATCCGACGCGTAGTTGCGGTAGCTCGCCAGCGGGAGCCCTCGCTCCACGCCGAACGTCACCGCGTAATCCCAGATCCACAGGTGCTTCGCCACCCCGGACCATCCGACGACCGCCTCCCGGAAGGCGGCGTTCGATGGGTCGGCGGCGCTGCGGGCGAAATCGCGCTTTCCGAATCCCGAGAGACGAACCACCACGTTGTCACGGGCTCTGAGGTTCATGGGCGGAGGAAACGAATACTGGTACGCGAGCGTGGTCACCGCGACGTCGGGTCGCTTCTCGCGGATCGCATCGGCCACCTTGTTCACGAAGTCAAGGATCGGCCCGGACTGGCTCCCGGTCCTCTCCACGACCGCGCGACAACGCGAGCATTCGCAGGCGCCTCCCCAATCGTTCTGGGAGATGTCGACGAGCGTGGGCCTCGGGACTCCGGCCTCGTCCGCCCCCTGCGCGGACTCGTCGAGGTAAGCCTCGACCCTGCGTGTCACGATCTCCCGTGCTTCATCGCTGGTGAGGCACAGCTGGGATCGGCCGGCGGCCCGGAGGCCCGCGCGTTCCGAGAAGTACTGCGCGTGCGCGGAGAAGAACTCCTCTGGCGGGACCAATCGGTAGAACGTATGGACCCCCCAAGGCATGGCAAACCCGATCTTCCCACCGTACTCCCTGGGGACGTCGGCAGCGTCGCCGTTCAGGAAGTGCCTCGCGCCGAATTCCTTCGGCCCGTCGAGCCCGTGAACGTCGCGGTAGGAGAACACCGGATTCCCGCGTTCGTCGACCCGGCCGACGGCCAGCCGCCTCCTCGATGGCACGGACTCCTCGTAGGGGCTCCACCAGCGGACACCGACGTGTCGCTCCAGGAATCGGTAGACCGCGTACAGCGTCCCCCGGGGACGTCCCCCCGCGAGGACGAGCCAGCCGGGTCCCGACCGGATCACCCAGTCCTCCGGCCCCGTCGCAGAGAGGTCGATGCCGCGCATCGAGGCGAAACGGGTCGGCCCCACGTAGACGGCAGGGCCCGGGCAGGGGCTGGGCGCCTCGGGCTCGACGGGGAATTGTGCTCCCGTGCACTTCTCGAGATAGGTCGACAACTCGGCTGCCGCGGACCGCTCGGCGAGGCTCGCGTCCCGCGCGAGGAAGAGGCGGACCTCCGAATGTCCGCCCCGCGCCAGCGTGAGCGCACCGGCCGGGGAAATCGCCGCGAGAGCGAGCGCGAGTGGCATGGCGACCCGCGAGAGACGTGATGACCTCCCGCGCACCGGCCCGTACCGCCGCGGGGACGTTCCGGGCTGCCGGGCGCGACGCTCGTACGGCTGCGGCGGACGGCGAATCCGCTCCCTGCCTCCGCCGACGGGAATCGACGCGGTCACGCCCCCCGCCCTGGACCGCCGCCGCGGAGCCGGGAGATCCCCCCGCGGACCGCATCGGCGATCCGACGCACCTGCGGAAGCTCGAGATGAACGCTCGTCGGCAGGTTGAAGCCCGCCTTGGCCACGCGCGACGCGACCGGATTGCCACCGCCCTCGGCGCTGATCTGGCGGGCGGATCGATAGGGAGGCATCTCCCCGAGCGGCACGAAGAACGGGCGGGAGTCAATCCCCTCGACCTTCAGCGCCGCCAGGAGTGGATCTCGCAGCCTGGCGATCTCGTCGTCGAGCACCGAGCACACGAGCCAGTTCACGGGCTCCGCCCACGGCATACGTGGGTTCAGCGTGACCCCGTCCGCGCGCGAGAGATCGTTCTGGTACCACGAGAGGATCTCCTCCCGCTTCCGCATGAACTCCGCGATGCGTTCGAGCTGCGCGCAGCCGAGCGCGGCCTGGACGTTGGTCATGCGGAAGTTGTAACCGGCCTCCAGGTGATAGTAGCGTCGCGACGGGTCCATGGCATGGTCCTTGAGCATCCGGACCCTCGCCGCGAGGTCGTCGTCGTTGGTGACGACGATGCCTCCCTCCCCGGTCGTGATGATCTTGTTGCCGTAGAACGAGAAGCATCCCGCGTCCGCGATGGCGCCGACCGTCCGCCCTCGGTACCGCGCGCCGTGCGCCTCGGCGGCGTCCTCCACGACGCGGATGCCCCGCGGGCGGCACAGGTCGAGGATCGGCTGGAGGTCCGCCGGGTGCCCGTAGGAATGGACGACGACCACCGCCTTGGTTCGCGGGGTCAGCGCCCGCTCCACGGCCCGCGGGTCGATGCACCAGCAGTCGGCGTCGATGTCCGCGAGGACGGGCTCCGCGCCGAGGTGGACGACGACGGCGCCGACCGCGGCGAAGGTCATCGCCGGCACGACGACCTCGTCCCCGGGCCCGATCCCGAACGCCCTGAGAACCACCTCGATGGATACGGTGCCGTTGGCGACGGCGACACCGTGCTTTCCTACACAGAAGTCGGCGAAGCCGGACTCGAAGCGGCCGATGAATTCGCCGATGGAGGAAACCCACCCCGACCGCATGGCCTCCGAAACGTAGCGCTGCTCCAGCTCCCCGATGTCGGGAACGGCCACGGGAATGAACTCTGGACTCATCGCGAATTCTCCGCGCCGGCCGCCAGATCCTCCAGCAGCCGCTGAAAACGCGCCAATCCGCCTTCCTTCGTGTACCTCTCCTCGAACAGGCGTCGCGCGCTCTCCCCGTCGCTCCTCCGCCGGGTCTCATCCTCGGCGTACTCGATGACCGCGTCCGCGAGCGCCCGCGCGTTCCCGGGCGCGATCCGGCGGCCGCACGTCGACCTCGCCGCGATCTCCGCGATCTCCCCCTCGGGCGGCCCGACGTACAGCGTCGGCCTGCCGGCGGCGAGGATCCCGTAGATCTTCGAAGGAACGAGCATACCCGCCATACCCTCCCGGAGCGTGACCAGGTGGACGTCTCCCGCAGCGAGGCTGTCCCCCAGCCGGTCGCGGGGAACGTACGGCCTGAACTCGACGTTCGACAAGCCGCGATGCCGGACAGCCTCCTGCACTTCGTCCCGGCGGGGCCCGCCTCCCACGAACGCGAAGAGGACCCGGGAGCGGTCCCGAAGGGCCTCCGCCGCGTCCAGCACGGTCCCGAACTCGTGAGCCAGACCCATGTTGCCCGAGTACAGAACCACGAATCGCTCGGACCACCCCCAGGCCTTTCGGAGCGAACTCGTTTCCGGGTCGAGGGGTCGGATCGCGACCCCATCGGCCCAATTCGGGATGACGGCGACCTTCACGTCGGAGTGGAGCCGCAGCCTGGCCGCCATGGCATCATCCAGCGCGACGACCCGGTCCGAGGCGCTCAGGATCCAGTCGGAAACGCGGCTCGCGAGCCGCCCGATCGGCGAGCCCGGGCGCAGCGCTCCCAGCTCGAAAGCGAGATCCGGGTAGACGTCCATGACCCAGAACAGCGTTCGGGCGCGACGCAGCCTGGCGAACGCGGCTCCGAGCCCGGCCACGAGGGGGGGGGTCGAGAGCGACACGATGACGTCGGGTCGCTCGACGAGCGCCAGACGCCCTGCCGCGCCTGCCAGGAACGTCGCGTAGTCCAGCGCCCGGCCGATCCTCGTCCGGCGGCCGAACGCCGAGGACCACGCACGTCGCACCCGTACCCCGTCAAGAGTCTCGCTCAGAGGGTACCGCCGCGCCGGACAAGCGTAGGACCTGGACGAGCAGATCGCGCTCACGGAATGACCCGCTCGGGCGAGCCCCACGCCGAGATCGGCGAGGATCTGGGCGGTGGCCGCGTCGTCGGGGGCGTAGTACTGATTGAGAAGCACGATGTGCATCGGAACCTGCCATGGCCGGAAGCCGGCGAGCGTACCACTCCCGGACCGTCAGGTGGCCTCTGTCCCCGTCGCAGAACCCGGCGCTCGCCTCGCCCTTCGCACGGCCCGCTCGAACGACTCCGCGGCAAGGGCGTAACCGTACCCCGCGACGCGCTCCTTCGCCCGCGCGGCGACCGCCCGCGCGCGCTCCGGATCGTCCACGAGCGCGAGGATGGCCTCGACGAGGGCCTTCCCGTTTCCCAGCGGGTAGACGAGGCCGAACTCGCTGGACGGCAGGAGATCGAAGCGGCATCCGACACCCGTCGAGACCACGACCGGGACGGAAGAGGCCATCGCTTCGTTGACGGACAGCCCCCAGCACTCCTCAACGGCCGGGTGCACGAAGACGTCGGCAACGGCGTAGTATCGTGGGAGCGAGGACAGGGGGAGGTACCCCGGCAGGACGACCTGATCCAGATGCTCGCGCTCGACGAACTCGCGAACCGTGGAAGCCCGCCGGCCGTCACCGATCAGCACGAAACCGAGCCCCGGCCGGGAGCCCTTCAACGAGGCCGCCGCCCGCAAGAACTCCAGCGGGTTCTCGCGATCCTCGAAACGCAGGATAGCAAGCACGACGTGGTCGAACCGATCGAGCGCCAGCTCGACTCTCAGCGCCCTGCTCGATGCTCTCCACCTCGCCGCCTCCGCCGCGTACCAGTCGTGGTCGAGCATGTAGGGACTGACAAAGATCCTGTCTGCGCCGACCCCATAGTGACGGAGGTAGTCGGCCGCAGGCGTACTTAAGGGCAAGAACGTCGGGAACCGCCTGAAGAAAAGCGGCAGCAGCATTCGCTTCGCGACCTTCTTCCACGCCGGCATCCGGTAGAGGAGCGTCGAGTCCGACCGGTAGATTGCGGGCACTCGCCGGCGCCGGGTCCAGGCGAGCGCCGCGCGCTGCAGACGGCCGACGTGCCCCTCGACGACCATCGCGTCGAGAGGTCGAGCCCCGTGGACGCGCTCAAACGCGTCGATCGGGTTTTCGCCGGGCCCCACGAACGCGTAATCGTGCCCCTCCAGGAGTTCCGGCAGGTCGAAATGCACCCGAATGCCGCTCTCCGACTCCACTTCGTCGCCGAGACCGAGCCGGCTTCCATAGAACACATACGGGTCCAGCGCGGAGTGCGTGCGCAGGTGCCGGAAGAACGGGGTCTCCCATTGGGTGGGGCCGGTTGCAACGACGCCGACTCGGTCACGCTCGCGACTCATCGTCCCTCCCGCGAGGATTCGGCCATGCCCGCGCCCGCCGCCCCATCGGGACCGGGGGAACCCGTGGGCCGCGTTCCGTGTCCCAGAATCCGGTGCGGGCCGTCCGCGAGGAAGAAGGCAGCGACGCACGAGATGACGTAAGAGACGAAAACGGCCATCGCGGCGCCCAGCGCGCCGTTCCGCGGGATCAGCAGCGCGTAGAGCAGCAGGGCGCTGGATGCGGACACGACGTTGAGCAGG
This window harbors:
- a CDS encoding ATP-grasp domain-containing protein; this translates as MLSRRPVQRLVVEGDEEAYSKTVARVALGKDAVAVFAHYENSMLGLGESLRGTAARVIAPPRGLLELARSKHSVLDRAQRIGLRVPRTLPVRASDADAPGFEDRLRSEFGTRWPVFVKMDCEIGVDPGPGKRYMVLRGPTDLPALRGFACGRGPLLVQEYVEGRGCGIAGLFWRGEAVCVGGHVRLRESHATGGVSTYCEARVVPAAWNAAIDLMRDLAWSGPAMVEFKLTRGGEAVLMEINPRFWGTLPLYVRAGLNIPFAAYEAFVLGRTRPDNRIREGLRMRFLRNDLLAIVTQSKGIRAAWEVGKVVATTPFFVFDPALEWSDPGPFLHQFLPARVRGFVERWFPAASATREFPSTM
- a CDS encoding low molecular weight phosphatase family protein — protein: MVERRVLPRMFFWARRGLTPDSLRGARLVFVCQGNVCRSPFAEGYARRRLREVEVHAVGLSEIDGRVPPAEARAAAAGFDVDLSGHRSRSLGSAVITAKDLFLVMDGSNLQGLERQRPGSLHRAFLLDPHVAIEDPFGKSPIVFQAVYSQIARAIDRLATLADLEAPRDER
- a CDS encoding DUF4838 domain-containing protein, producing MPLALALAAISPAGALTLARGGHSEVRLFLARDASLAERSAAAELSTYLEKCTGAQFPVEPEAPSPCPGPAVYVGPTRFASMRGIDLSATGPEDWVIRSGPGWLVLAGGRPRGTLYAVYRFLERHVGVRWWSPYEESVPSRRRLAVGRVDERGNPVFSYRDVHGLDGPKEFGARHFLNGDAADVPREYGGKIGFAMPWGVHTFYRLVPPEEFFSAHAQYFSERAGLRAAGRSQLCLTSDEAREIVTRRVEAYLDESAQGADEAGVPRPTLVDISQNDWGGACECSRCRAVVERTGSQSGPILDFVNKVADAIREKRPDVAVTTLAYQYSFPPPMNLRARDNVVVRLSGFGKRDFARSAADPSNAAFREAVVGWSGVAKHLWIWDYAVTFGVERGLPLASYRNYASDFRLYRDHGVEGVFVQHEYPVAGDLRDLKVWLWLELLEDPERGEDRLIREFTDGFYGRAGRFVRRYLRLLEAAQRRNPAFIDVNAGPADYHHVDLAFVTAADRLFDRAERAVATDPVLRRRVRHARLSVDYATLARWRELSREAERRGRKMPIDRGPVADRYRAIWIEQISLRVPESSRAAEYERVEEEVRDLLGDGAP
- a CDS encoding DegT/DnrJ/EryC1/StrS family aminotransferase, whose product is MSPEFIPVAVPDIGELEQRYVSEAMRSGWVSSIGEFIGRFESGFADFCVGKHGVAVANGTVSIEVVLRAFGIGPGDEVVVPAMTFAAVGAVVVHLGAEPVLADIDADCWCIDPRAVERALTPRTKAVVVVHSYGHPADLQPILDLCRPRGIRVVEDAAEAHGARYRGRTVGAIADAGCFSFYGNKIITTGEGGIVVTNDDDLAARVRMLKDHAMDPSRRYYHLEAGYNFRMTNVQAALGCAQLERIAEFMRKREEILSWYQNDLSRADGVTLNPRMPWAEPVNWLVCSVLDDEIARLRDPLLAALKVEGIDSRPFFVPLGEMPPYRSARQISAEGGGNPVASRVAKAGFNLPTSVHLELPQVRRIADAVRGGISRLRGGGPGRGA
- a CDS encoding glycosyltransferase family 4 protein; this encodes MHIVLLNQYYAPDDAATAQILADLGVGLARAGHSVSAICSSRSYACPARRYPLSETLDGVRVRRAWSSAFGRRTRIGRALDYATFLAGAAGRLALVERPDVIVSLSTPPLVAGLGAAFARLRRARTLFWVMDVYPDLAFELGALRPGSPIGRLASRVSDWILSASDRVVALDDAMAARLRLHSDVKVAVIPNWADGVAIRPLDPETSSLRKAWGWSERFVVLYSGNMGLAHEFGTVLDAAEALRDRSRVLFAFVGGGPRRDEVQEAVRHRGLSNVEFRPYVPRDRLGDSLAAGDVHLVTLREGMAGMLVPSKIYGILAAGRPTLYVGPPEGEIAEIAARSTCGRRIAPGNARALADAVIEYAEDETRRRSDGESARRLFEERYTKEGGLARFQRLLEDLAAGAENSR
- a CDS encoding glycosyltransferase family 4 protein codes for the protein MSRERDRVGVVATGPTQWETPFFRHLRTHSALDPYVFYGSRLGLGDEVESESGIRVHFDLPELLEGHDYAFVGPGENPIDAFERVHGARPLDAMVVEGHVGRLQRAALAWTRRRRVPAIYRSDSTLLYRMPAWKKVAKRMLLPLFFRRFPTFLPLSTPAADYLRHYGVGADRIFVSPYMLDHDWYAAEAARWRASSRALRVELALDRFDHVVLAILRFEDRENPLEFLRAAASLKGSRPGLGFVLIGDGRRASTVREFVEREHLDQVVLPGYLPLSSLPRYYAVADVFVHPAVEECWGLSVNEAMASSVPVVVSTGVGCRFDLLPSSEFGLVYPLGNGKALVEAILALVDDPERARAVAARAKERVAGYGYALAAESFERAVRRARRAPGSATGTEAT